One segment of Desulfobacterales bacterium DNA contains the following:
- a CDS encoding threonylcarbamoyl-AMP synthase, which translates to MIIEINSYNPQERLIDKTVATLKKGGIIAYPTDTYYGIGCDIMSKKAIETIYQLKRRNLSQPFSFICSDLKDISKYAKVSNYAYKTMKRLLPGPYTFILEGSKLVPKIMLTKRKTAGIRVPDNLICFSIVNGLQNPIISTSATKEDGTILNDPYFIDEYFGNRIDIVIDGGPVPSEPSSVISLINDEPEVIRHGRGPVEIFE; encoded by the coding sequence ATGATTATTGAAATTAATTCTTACAATCCTCAAGAAAGATTGATAGACAAAACTGTTGCAACTCTTAAAAAGGGCGGTATTATTGCGTATCCAACAGATACATATTATGGGATAGGATGCGATATAATGAGCAAAAAGGCAATAGAAACCATTTATCAATTAAAACGCAGAAATCTCAGCCAGCCTTTTAGTTTTATATGCTCAGATTTAAAGGATATAAGCAAATATGCTAAAGTATCTAACTATGCATATAAAACTATGAAAAGGCTTTTACCAGGACCCTATACTTTTATTTTAGAAGGGTCAAAGTTAGTTCCTAAAATTATGCTAACAAAAAGAAAAACAGCTGGCATAAGGGTTCCAGATAATTTGATTTGTTTTTCCATTGTAAATGGACTTCAAAACCCCATTATTTCTACGAGTGCAACAAAAGAAGATGGAACTATCTTAAATGATCCATATTTTATTGATGAATATTTTGGGAATAGAATAGATATAGTAATTGACGGCGGCCCAGTTCCAAGTGAACCTTCGAGTGTAATTTCATTAATAAATGATGAGCCAGAAGTAATACGCCATGGAAGAGGGCCTGTTGAAATATTTGAATAA
- a CDS encoding aminodeoxychorismate/anthranilate synthase component II produces the protein MRWHEISNKLLVIDNYDSFTYNLVQMFMLYDLKIKVYRNDKITLTEVENFKPNYIVISPGPKNPQHSGISMEIIKNYLGEIPILGVCLGMQCINEVFGGVTVNASVPMHGKTSLIYHTNESIFKNMPMPFKGARYHSLVVNLKGDELSVNAWSDDGIIMGVYHKKYNVYGVQFHPESFLTEQGSVLIENFLKL, from the coding sequence ATGAGATGGCATGAAATTAGCAATAAATTACTTGTAATTGATAATTATGATTCTTTCACTTATAACCTCGTTCAGATGTTTATGCTTTATGACCTTAAAATTAAGGTTTATAGAAATGACAAAATTACATTGACTGAAGTTGAGAATTTTAAGCCAAATTACATAGTTATAAGCCCTGGCCCTAAAAATCCCCAGCATTCAGGGATATCAATGGAGATAATAAAAAATTATTTGGGGGAAATTCCAATTTTAGGTGTATGTCTTGGGATGCAATGTATAAACGAAGTTTTTGGAGGGGTTACGGTAAATGCGTCCGTGCCTATGCATGGAAAAACAAGCTTGATATATCATACTAATGAAAGCATATTTAAAAATATGCCAATGCCTTTTAAAGGTGCAAGATACCATTCCTTAGTGGTAAATCTTAAAGGGGACGAACTTTCGGTCAATGCTTGGAGCGATGATGGAATAATAATGGGCGTTTACCATAAAAAATATAATGTTTATGGGGTACAATTTCATCCTGAAAGTTTTCTTACTGAACAGGGTTCAGTACTCATTGAAAATTTTTTAAAACTCTGA
- a CDS encoding cache domain-containing protein, translating into MKPIIKLLVFLFLFVVSSPIYAEESGNPKEVLAKVKDAVEFLSKAGESGFAEFNTDKGKWSWKDTYVFIMKCDEVALYGHPNPNLRHKDLSKLKDKNGNYFFIQLCDAAKNSKGGWIEYLWPKPGETTPSRKISYVIQVPGTPYQAGAGVYNEDVSMDELNKLIE; encoded by the coding sequence ATGAAGCCAATAATAAAATTATTAGTTTTCTTATTTTTGTTTGTTGTTTCAAGTCCAATCTATGCGGAAGAATCAGGAAATCCTAAAGAGGTATTAGCAAAAGTTAAAGATGCTGTTGAATTTCTTTCTAAAGCAGGAGAATCAGGGTTTGCTGAATTTAACACAGATAAAGGCAAATGGTCATGGAAAGATACCTATGTTTTTATAATGAAATGCGATGAAGTTGCTTTATATGGTCATCCTAATCCAAATTTAAGACATAAAGACCTTTCAAAACTAAAAGATAAAAATGGCAATTATTTTTTTATTCAGCTTTGCGATGCTGCTAAAAACTCCAAAGGTGGATGGATAGAGTATTTATGGCCTAAACCAGGAGAAACAACGCCTTCAAGAAAAATTTCATATGTAATACAAGTTCCTGGAACTCCTTATCAGGCTGGTGCTGGAGTCTATAATGAAGACGTATCAATGGATGAATTGAATAAGCTAATTGAGTAA
- a CDS encoding methyl-accepting chemotaxis protein, with amino-acid sequence MTVRSKLMGLIVFSIVMAVGIFGINFFSSYLKKGYEEGINLLNQINENLLIAITEEKNFLLEHKKENAQNTQKYLNNAYLKIDLIEKYNLFNKDDVKSLKESIKKYETAFERLSSLIENVDSVNDSLNQSINNFNEKAVQMVETIDETIASSFMTGASYDPNIQSLSDIMRTCIFLMNKISLILQRDLFIGNNTEEFLKKTNDTFDKLKSIEKNVKSLKARIKDKEKIYFEVIDQTVDVVTFLPSKVQEISKLWPESVRYKSQLNYCQIEAVKAKDKIFDSAKNEISSKEATLFIISIISLLVVGAIIFVGGFITTMSIVKTINGVSEGLKDIAEGEGNLTTRLESKNDDEIGTMSKRFNKFMDGLQKMIKEISENVRELNNSSSYLMNISDKLFEQSKNMNIKSNEASNAITHTSDRIKNMATAAEEVSSQVESVATSSEEVSLNINEVSKSISVVSNSVNTVATAIEEMYSSLNEVAKNSSRGANVTKEAFDKANFTSQIVNKLGDAAKEIGDVVDMIKGIAAQTNLLALNATIEAAGAGDAGKGFAVVANEVKELARQTASATGIIREKVETMQANTNSVITAITSIVNVMSEINNIMGAIAAAVEEQTVTINEISKSISKTAESSSSVSQNVQEVLNLEMEVAKNINELAKAAVEIARDASEASVTTDEAKKNVISLNIEVEDMSQSSSEVKMQAQDLSRHSEFLRNIIGRFKI; translated from the coding sequence ATGACAGTTCGCAGTAAATTGATGGGATTAATCGTTTTCAGTATAGTAATGGCTGTTGGTATCTTTGGGATTAATTTTTTTTCGTCTTATTTGAAAAAAGGGTATGAAGAAGGAATTAATCTCCTTAATCAGATTAATGAGAATCTTCTGATTGCTATAACTGAAGAAAAAAATTTCCTTTTAGAGCATAAAAAAGAAAACGCACAAAACACTCAAAAATATTTAAATAATGCTTACCTTAAAATCGATTTGATTGAAAAATATAATCTTTTTAATAAAGATGATGTAAAAAGTCTTAAAGAATCGATAAAAAAATATGAAACAGCGTTTGAGCGCCTTTCTTCCCTTATTGAAAATGTTGATTCTGTAAATGATAGTCTTAACCAAAGTATTAACAACTTTAATGAAAAAGCTGTTCAGATGGTTGAAACAATAGATGAGACTATTGCTTCATCTTTTATGACAGGCGCTTCCTACGATCCAAATATTCAGTCCCTTTCCGATATAATGCGCACGTGCATATTCCTAATGAATAAAATTTCCCTTATTTTACAACGAGACTTGTTCATTGGAAATAATACAGAAGAATTTTTGAAAAAAACTAATGACACCTTTGACAAGCTGAAAAGCATAGAAAAAAATGTAAAAAGTCTTAAAGCCCGAATAAAAGACAAGGAAAAAATATATTTTGAAGTCATTGATCAAACAGTTGATGTAGTGACCTTTCTTCCTTCAAAAGTTCAGGAAATCAGTAAATTATGGCCGGAAAGTGTTAGATATAAATCTCAACTGAACTATTGCCAGATCGAAGCTGTCAAGGCAAAGGATAAAATTTTTGATTCAGCAAAAAATGAAATTTCTTCAAAAGAAGCTACGCTTTTTATTATAAGTATTATCTCTTTGTTAGTAGTGGGTGCTATAATTTTTGTTGGAGGTTTCATAACTACAATGTCCATTGTAAAAACCATAAATGGAGTATCGGAGGGTCTTAAGGATATTGCTGAAGGTGAAGGAAATCTTACGACAAGGCTTGAATCAAAAAATGACGATGAAATCGGAACTATGTCAAAGCGATTTAATAAATTTATGGACGGTTTGCAAAAAATGATAAAAGAGATCTCTGAAAATGTTAGAGAACTCAATAATTCTTCTTCCTACTTGATGAATATTTCTGATAAACTTTTTGAACAGTCCAAAAATATGAATATAAAATCAAATGAAGCTTCTAATGCAATTACTCATACTTCAGACAGAATTAAAAATATGGCGACTGCCGCAGAAGAAGTTAGCTCTCAAGTAGAATCTGTAGCGACGTCTTCTGAAGAAGTATCTCTAAATATAAATGAAGTCAGTAAATCTATAAGTGTTGTATCTAATTCAGTAAATACGGTTGCAACTGCTATTGAAGAAATGTATTCATCCCTTAATGAAGTTGCAAAAAATTCGTCTCGAGGAGCTAATGTTACAAAAGAAGCTTTTGATAAGGCAAATTTTACATCGCAGATTGTGAATAAATTAGGAGATGCTGCTAAGGAAATTGGAGATGTTGTTGATATGATAAAAGGGATAGCAGCTCAGACAAATTTGCTTGCTTTAAATGCTACTATTGAAGCGGCAGGAGCTGGCGATGCTGGCAAAGGGTTTGCAGTTGTCGCTAATGAAGTAAAAGAACTCGCAAGGCAAACTGCTTCCGCAACCGGAATTATTCGTGAAAAAGTTGAAACGATGCAAGCTAATACCAATTCTGTTATTACCGCAATAACATCAATCGTAAATGTTATGTCCGAAATAAATAATATTATGGGTGCAATTGCAGCAGCTGTTGAGGAACAAACCGTAACTATCAATGAAATATCAAAAAGCATAAGTAAAACTGCTGAATCGTCAAGTTCAGTTTCCCAAAATGTTCAAGAAGTTTTAAACCTCGAAATGGAAGTAGCAAAAAATATTAATGAATTAGCAAAAGCAGCCGTTGAAATTGCTCGAGATGCATCTGAAGCATCAGTGACTACAGATGAAGCCAAGAAAAATGTAATAAGCTTAAATATAGAAGTAGAAGATATGTCTCAAAGCTCTTCTGAAGTTAAGATGCAAGCTCAGGATTTGTCAAGACATTCAGAATTCCTCCGGAATATTATTGGAAGATTTAAAATATAG
- a CDS encoding zinc ribbon domain-containing protein, producing the protein MPTYEYTHLDEPCEKGDVFEVIQSINDSPLAVCPKCKGMIKKIISRTSIKKTKLNSELKDLGFTKLVKRDDGVYENVTQRDGESKYMLRDKPETMPRFDKTIGEYKTFSND; encoded by the coding sequence ATGCCTACTTATGAATATACGCACTTAGATGAACCTTGTGAAAAAGGTGATGTATTTGAAGTAATACAGTCAATAAATGATTCTCCTTTAGCAGTATGCCCTAAATGTAAAGGCATGATAAAAAAGATAATATCAAGAACATCTATAAAAAAGACTAAACTTAATAGTGAGCTTAAAGACCTTGGCTTTACAAAGCTTGTGAAAAGAGACGATGGTGTTTATGAAAATGTTACCCAAAGGGACGGTGAAAGTAAATATATGTTACGTGATAAACCTGAAACTATGCCCCGTTTTGATAAAACCATTGGTGAATATAAAACATTTTCAAATGATTGA